A DNA window from Camelina sativa cultivar DH55 chromosome 17, Cs, whole genome shotgun sequence contains the following coding sequences:
- the LOC104758352 gene encoding 7-dehydrocholesterol reductase: MAETVHSPIVTYASMLSLLAFCPPFVILLWYTMVHQDGSVTKTFGYFWENGVQGLIDIWPRPSMIAWKIIFCYGAFEAALQLLLPGRRVEGPISPSGNRPVYKANGLAAYFVTLATYLGLWWFGIFNPAIVYDHLGEIFSALIFGSLIFCVLLYIKGHVAPSSSDSGSCGNLIIDFYWGMELYPRIGKNFDIKVFTNCRFGMMSWAVLAVTYCIKQYEINGKVSDSMLVNTILMLVYVTKFFWWEAGYWNTMDIAHDRAGFYICWGCLVWVPSVYTSPGMYLVNHPVELGTQLAIYILVAGILCIYINYDCDRQRQEFRRTNGKCSVWGRAPSKIVASYTTTSGETKSSLLLTSGWWGLARHFHYVPEILSAFFWTVPALFDNFLAYFYVIFLTILLFDRAKRDDDRCRSKYGKYWKLYCEKVKYRIIPGIY; encoded by the exons atggcggAGACTGTACATTCTCCGATCGTTACTTACGCATCGATGCTTTCGCTTCTCGCCTTCTGTCCACCTTTCGTCATTCTCCT ATGGTACACAATGGTTCATCAGGATGGTTCTGTTACTAAGACCTTTGGCTACTTTTGGGAGAATGGAGTACAAGGACTCATCGATATATGGCCAAGACCTTCTATGATTGCTTGGAAAATAATTTTCTGCTATGGTGCATTTGAAGCTGctcttcagcttcttctgcCTGGTAGAAGAGTTGAGGGTCCAATTTCTCCATCCGGAAACAGACCAGTTTACAAG GCCAATGGTTTGGCTGCTTACTTTGTTACACTAGCCACCTATCTTGGTCTTTGGTG GTTTGGGATCTTCAACCCTGCAATTGTGTATGATCACTTGGGTGAAATATTTTCGGCACTAATATTCGGAAGCCTCATATTTTGTGTCTTGTTGTACATAAAA GGTCATGTTGCACCTTCATCAAGTGACTCTGGTTCATGTGGTAACCTAATTATTGACTTCTATTGG GGCATGGAGTTGTATCCACGAATTGGTAAGAACTTTGATATCAAGGTTTTTACTAATTGTAGATTCGGAATGATGTCTTGGGCAGTTCTTGCAGTCACGTACTGCATAAAACAG TATGAAATAAATGGGAAAGTATCTGACTCAATGCTGGTTAACACCATACTGATGCTGGTATATGTCACAAAATTCTTCTGGTGGGAAGCTGGTTATTGGAACACCATGGACATTGCACATGACCGAG CTGGATTCTATATTTGCTGGGGTTGTCTAGTGTGGGTGCCTTCTGTGTACACCTCTCCAGGCATGTACCTTGTGAACCACCCTGTCGAACTTGGAACTCAG TTGGCAATATACATTCTCGTTGCAGGAATTCTTTGCATTTACATAAACTACGACTGTGATAGACAAAGGCAAGAGTTCAGAAGGACAAATGGGAAATGTTCAGTTTGGGGCAGAGCCCCGTCAAAG ATCGTGGCGTCATATACTACAACATCTGGTGAAACTAAATCTAGTCTTCTCTTAACCTCTGGATG GTGGGGATTGGCGCGTCATTTCCATTATGTTCCTGAGATCTTAAGTGCTTTCTTCTGGACTGTACCAGCTCTCTTCGATAAC TTCTTGGCATACTTCTACGTCATATTCCTCACCATTCTTCTGTTCGATCGAGCTAAGAGAGACGATGACCGATGCAGATCAAA gTATGGGAAATATTGGAAGCTGTATTGTGAGAAAGTCAAATACAGGATCATTCCGGGAATTTATTGA
- the LOC104758354 gene encoding uncharacterized protein LOC104758354: MARALLLQPYRATIRAASSSETKYDGVPEVKFSDPTRNYRVLVLGGTGRVGGSTATALSKLCPKQLQIVVGGRNRDKGEAMVTKLGENSEFAQVDINDAKMLETTLRDVDLVVHAAGPFQQAPRCTVLEAAIKTKTAYVDVCDDTSYAFRAKSLQAEAIAANVSAITTAGIYPGVSNVMAAELVAAAISEDKGKPEKLRFSYYTAGTGGAGPTILATSFLLLGEEVTAYKQGEKVKLRPYSGVMNVDFGKGIRKRDVYLLNLPEVRSTHEVLGVPTVSARFGTAPFFWNWGMEIMTKVLPPEVLRDKTKVQQMVELFDPVVRALDGFAGERVSMRVDLECSDGRTTVGLFSHKSLSVSVGVSTAAFVLAMLEGSTQPGVWFPEEPQGIAVEAREVLLKRASQGTFNFILNKPPWMVETVPKEVVLGIYV, encoded by the exons ATGGCTCGAGCTCTGCTGCTGCAACCGTACAGAGCTACGATACGAGCAGCTTCGTCTAGCGAAACGAAATACGACGGCGTTCCGGAGGTTAAGTTCTCTGATCCTACCCGGAATTATCGGGTATTGGTTTTGGGTGGAACGGGTCGGGTCGGCGGGTCTACTGCTACTGCTCTTTCTAAGCTATGTCCCAAGCAGCTTCAGATCGTCGTCGGTGGACGCAACAG AGATAAGGGTGAAGCAATGGTGACTAAGCTTGGAGAGAATTCTGAGTTTGCTCAAGTGGATATCAATGACGCTAAGATGCTTGAGACTACTTTAAGAG ACGTTGATCTTGTAGTCCATGCGGCTGGACCTTTTCAGCAAGCTCCTCGATGCACTGTTCTTGAAGCTGCCATAAAGACCAAG ACTGCATATGTCGATGTTTGTGACGACACAAGCTATGCTTTCCGTGCAAAATCTCTTCAGGCTGAGGCAATTGCTGCGAATGTTTCCGCGATAACAACAGCTGGAATATATCCAGGAGTTAGCAATG TCATGGCGGCAGAACTGGTTGCTGCAGCAATAAGCGAAGACAAAGGGAAGCCAGAGAAATTGAG GTTCTCTTATTACACAGCAGGCACTGGCGGTGCAGGTCCTACAATATTAGCAACCAGTTTTCTACTTCTCGGTGAAGAAGTTACTGCATATAAACAAG GAGAGAAGGTGAAACTAAGACCCTACAGTGGAGTGATGAACGTAGATTTTGGAAAAGGCATTCGGAAAAGAGACGTTTATCTTTT GAATTTGCCAGAAGTTAGATCAACTCATGAAGTTCTTGGAGTGCCAACTGTCAGTGCTCGATTCGGCACAGCTCCTTTCTTCTGGAATTGGGGAATGGAGATTATGACAAAAGTCTTACCACCG GAGGTCCTTAGAGACAAGACCAAAGTCCAACAAATGGTAGAGCTGTTCGACCCTGTCGTTAGAGCCTTGGATGGCTTTGCTGGAGAGCGTGTCTCGATGAGG GTTGATTTGGAGTGCTCGGATGGACGGACCACAGTTGGGTTATTTAGTCATAAATCACTATCTGT ATCTGTTGGAGTTTCAACCGCGGCTTTTGTCCTAGCAATGCTGGAAGGAAGCACACAACCAGGGGTTTGGTTTCCAGAAGAG CCTCAAGGGATTGCAGTAGAGGCAAGGGAGGTTCTTCTCAAACGTGCTTCACAAGGAACattcaatttcatattgaaCAA GCCACCCTGGATGGTAGAAACCGTGCCAAAGGAGGTGGTTTTAGGGATATACGTATGA
- the LOC104758353 gene encoding E3 ubiquitin-protein ligase MARCH2-like, whose protein sequence is MIDNDDRKKEHVLFDESTTSSNEIVAFERRGRVLEEGQVSEIAESDDDDETTLLVSGDQPQCRICLDVGGEDLIAPCNCKGTQKHVHRSCLDNWRSTKEGFAFSHCTECRAFFKLRANVPADRWWLRLRFQLLVARDHAFIFISVQMIVAFLGLLVYKFYGEELREMFGYEEHPYGFYTLAVLAIVLVGLLYGFFIAIICGQRINERHYHVLAKQELTKEYIVEDRDCKNVPELDQSHVMELKMLGLY, encoded by the exons ATGATTGATAATGATGATAGGAAGAAGGAACATGTTTTATTCGACGAATCAACCACATCCTCCAACGAAATCGTAGCATTTGAGAGAAGGGGTCGTGTTTTGGAGGAAGGACAAGTTTCAGAGATAGCTGAGagtgatgatgacgacgaaACTACACTTCTCGTTTCTGGAGATCAGCCACAATGTCGGATTTGCCTTGATGTTGGAG GGGAAGATCTGATTGCTCCCTGTAATTGTAAAGGTACTCAGAAGCACGTTCACAGATCTTGTCTCGATAACTGGCGTTCCACCAAG GAAGGTTTTGCATTTTCGCATTGTACAGAGTGTAGAGCCTTCTTTAAACTTCGAGCCAATGTGCCTGCTGATAGATGGTGGTTGAGATTGAGATTTCAGCTGCTGGTTGCTAGAGATCATGCCTTCATCTTCATTTCTGTCCAGATG ATCGTAGCATTCTTGGGGTTACTAGTATACAAGTTCTATGGTGAAGAACTACGAGAAATGTTTGGTTATGAGGAACATCCTTATGGGTTCTACACATTGGCTG TTTTGGCCATTGTCTTGGTAGGACTGCTTTACGGGTTCTTCATTGCCATTATATGTGGTCAAAGGATCAACGAGCGGCATTACCATGTTCTTGCCAAACAAGAACTCACAAAG GAATATATAGTGGAAGACCGCGACTGCAAGAATGTTCCTGAGCTTGACCAGAGTCATGTGATGGAACTAAAAATGTTGGGACTTTATTGA
- the LOC104758350 gene encoding helicase-like transcription factor CHR28: MDSAIDISSDSDVEIQETRTRPRLPPPSTEGSHRRAPSTLRPHFLGGSSSSANGHTKMGLTNPASRNGFEALKRTHPPAVNRLPFPPRPDNGTSNGNASHFRGHYSSPSVSTSGNKSSIGDRYSGAHDELGIVRVTNGTRILPSSMAHGTSVPPSHVNGFSEPMHRNGIGEERNSENDERLIYQAALQELNQPKSEVDLPAGLLSVPLMRHQKIALAWMFQKETCSLHCRGGILADDQGLGKTVSTIALILRQMHEAKLKSKNSSNQEAEPLDLDADDESENPLEKPESKASNDSGANGRSGIRKAKVEEASTSTQKFIRNRPAAGTLIVCPASVVRQWARELDEKVTDEAKLSVLIYHGGNRTKDPVELAKYDVVMTTYAIVSNEVPKQPLVDDDENDEKNAEKYGLASGFSVNKKRKIAVGSTKKSKKKGKKNADDTLSDPDSGTLARVGWFRVVLDEAQTIKNHRTQVARACCGLRAKRRWCLSGTPIQNTIDDLYSYFRFLRYDPYAVYKSFCHTIKGPISKNSLQGYKKLQAVLRAIMLRRTKGTLLDGQPIINLPPKTINLSKVDFSVEERSFYNKLESDSRSQFKAYAAAGTLNQNYANILLMLLRLRQACDHPQLVKGYNSDSVGKVSEAAVKRLPKEARVRLLSRVESSPICCVCHDPPEHPVITLCGHIFCYQCVSEYITADENTCPAPRCREQLAHDVVFSESTLRSCIADDLGCSSSQDRGLEKAVIQNSEFSSSKIKAVLDILQSLSNQGSPNSAQNGRMSSSSQPYDDDDVTIVEKTSLHSTPSNQGPIKTIIFSQWTGMLDLVELSLVEYSIEFRRLDGTMSLIARDRAVKEFSNDPDVKVMIMSLKAGNLGLNMIAACHVILLDLWWNPTTEDQAIDRAHRIGQTRPVTVTRMTIKDTVEDRILALQEDKRKMVASAFGEDHGGSSATRLTVDDLKYLFMV, from the exons ATGGATTCCGCTATTGATATCAGTTCAGATAGTGACGTCGAGATACAAGAAACTAGAACAAGGCCTCGTCTTCCCCCACCGTCTACTGAAG GATCTCATAGAAGGGCTCCCTCTACGCTGAGACCGCACTTTCTTGGTGGGAGTTCTTCTAGTGCAAATGGTCACACGAAAATGGGACTTACTAATCCTGCTTCACGCAATGGTTTTGAAGCTCTTAAAAGGACACATCCACCAGCCGTTAATCGACTTCCATTTCCTCCTAGACCTGACAATGGTACAAGTAACGGGAATGCGAGTCACTTTCGTGGGCATTATAGTAGTCCATCTGTGTCTACATCAGGCAACAAGAGTAGCATTGGTGATCGTTATAGTGGAGCACATGATGAGCTAGGCATAGTTCGTGTGACTAATGGCACTCGGATCCTACCTTCATCTATGGCTCATGGAACATCTGTGCCTCCTTCACATGTTAATGGTTTTAGTGAACCAATGCATAGGAATGGCATAGGTGAAGAGAGGAATTCGGAAAATGATGAGAGGCTGATCTATCAGGCTGCACTACAG GAACTGAATCAACCCAAGTCTGAGGTTGATTTACCTGCCGGTCTTCTTTCAGTTCCCCTTATGAGGCATCAG AAAATTGCATTGGCATGGATGTTTCAGAAGGAAACTTGTAGTTTGCACTGTCGGGGAGGGATATTAGCTGATGATCAG GGCCTTGGTAAGACGGTCTCGACTATTGCTCTTATCCTAAGGCAAATGCACGAGGCAAAATTAAAGTCCAAGAATTCAAGTAATCAAGAGGCTGAACCGTTGGATCTGGATGCTGATGATGAGTCAGAAAATCCATTAGAGAAACCAGAGTCTAAGGCTTCAAATGATAGTGGTGCGAATGGTAGGTCAGGCATAAGGAAAGCCAAGGTTGAAGAAGCAAGTACTTCAACACAGAAATTTATCAGGAACAGACCAGCTGCTGGCACTTTAATTGTTTGTCCAGCAAGTGTTGTGCGGCAGTGGGCAAGAGAACTTGATGAGAAGGTTACTGATGAAGCCAAACTTTCTGTTTTAATATACCACGGCGGTAACAGGACCAAAGATCCTGTTGAACTAGCTAAATATGATGTGGTAATGACAACTTACGCTATTGTTTCAAATGAAGTTCCAAAGCAACCcctggtggatgatgatgagaatgatgaaaaaaatgcCGAAAAATACGGTCTCGCTTCTGGCTTCTCTGTCAATAAGAAACGGAAAATTGCAGTGGGTTCTACtaagaagagtaagaaaaaaggtaagaaaaatGCTGATGATACTTTGTCTGACCCTGACTCTGGTACTCTGGCAAGAGTTGGGTGGTTTCGAGTTGTACTAGATGAAGCTCAAACGATTAAGAATCATAGAACCCAAGTGGCAAGAGCATGTTGCGGTCTTCGAGCCAAAAGGAGATGGTGTTTGTCTGGAACACCGATACAAAATACAATTGATGATTTATACAGCTATTTCAGATTTCTGAGATATGATCCATACGCCGTGTACAAGTCATTCTGCCACACAATTAAGGGTCCAATTTCCAAAAATTCCCTTCAAGGTTACAAGAAGCTTCAAGCTGTTCTAAGGGCTATTATGCTGCGCCGTACTAAAG GAACATTGCTTGATGGCCAGCCTATAATTAATCTACCACCAAAGACAATTAATTTGAGCAAGGTGGACTTTTCGGTAGAGGAGCGGTCTTTCTACAACAAGCTTGAATCTGATTCACGTTCTCAGTTCAAG GCATATGCTGCTGCGGGAACTTTGAATCAAAACTATGCAAACATACTTCTCATGCTTTTGCGACTACGCCAAGCTTGTGACCACCCCCAACTTGTTAAAGGATATAACTCAGATTCTGTTGGAAAAGTATCAGAAGCAGCTGTTAAAAGACTTCCTAAGGAGGCTCGAGTTCGCCTGCTCAGTCGCGTAGAATCATCTCCCATCTGCTGTGTCTGCCAT GATCCACCAGAACACCCTGTTATTACTTTGTGTGGCCATATATTCTGCTATCAATGTGTATCAGAATATATCACAGCGGATGAGAACACGTGCCCTGCGCCTAGATGCAGAGAACAGCTTGCACATGATGTTGTTTTCTCTGAATCCACCCTTAGAAGTTGCATTGCTGATGATTTGGGTTGTAGTTCTTCACAGGATAGAGGTCTTGAAAAAGCAGTTATCCAGAACAGCGAGTTTAGTTCATCAAAAATCAAAGCTGTCTTAGATATTCTACAGTCGCTTTCTAACCAAGGCAGTCCAAACTCAGCACAGAATGGTCGAATGTCTTCTTCCTCGCAGCCATATGACGATGATGATGTCACCATTGTAGAAAAAACGAGTCTGCACTCAACTCCTTCTAACCAAGGACCAATAAAAACGATTATATTTTCTCAGTGGACTGGTATGCTTGACTTGGTCGAGCTGTCTCTAGTTGAATATAGTATAGAATTTAGAAGACTAGATGGTACAATGAGTCTAATTGCCAGAGACAGAGCTGTGAAAGAGTTCAGCAACGATCCAGAT GTAAAAGTGATGATAATGTCTCTAAAAGCTGGAAATCTTGGGCTGAATATGATTGCTGCATGTCATGTCATTCTTCTTGATCTTTGGTGGAATCCAACTACTGAAGATCAAGCTATTGATCGAGCACATCGTATTGGACAAACTCGACCAGTAACTGTAACTCGTATGACAATCAAAGATACTGTCGAGGATAGAATCTTGGCTCTCCAG GAAGATAAAAGGAAAATGGTTGCCTCTGCCTTTGGTGAAGATCATGGCGGAAGCTCTGCAACTCGGTTAACAGTAGATGATCTCAAGTATCTGTTCATGGTGTAG
- the LOC104758351 gene encoding scarecrow-like protein 3, producing MVAMLQEDNGTSSVASSPLQVFSTMSLNRPTLLASSSPFHCLKDLKPEERGLYLIHLLLTCANHVASGSLQNANAALEQLSHLASPDGDTMQRIAAYFTEALANRILKSWPGLYKALHATQTRTINVSEEIHVRRLFFDMFPILKVSYLLTNRAILEAMEGEKMVHVIDLDASEPAQWLALIQAFNSRPEGPPHLRITGVHHQKEVLDQMAHRLIEEAEKLDIPFQFNPIVSRLDCLNVEQLRVKTGEALAVSSVLQLHTFLASDDDLMRKNCAVRFQNNPSGIDLQRVLMMSHGSAAEAPENEMSNNNGYSPSGDSASSLPLHSSGRTDSFLNAMWGLSPKVMVVTEQDSDHNGSTLMERLLESLYTYAALFDCLETKVPRTSQDRIKVEKMLFGEEIKNIIACEGSERRERHEKLEKWSQRIDLAGFGNVPLSYYAMLQARRLLQGCGFDGYRIKEESGCAVICWQDRPLYSVSAWRCRK from the coding sequence ATGGTGGCTATGCTTCAAGAAGATAATGGAACATCCTCTGTAGCTTCATCACCACTTCAGGTCTTCTCAACTATGTCCCTCAACAGACCGACTCTCCTCGCTTCTTCCTCACCGTTTCATTGTCTCAAAGACCTCAAACCAGAGGAGCGTGGCCTCTACTTAATCCACCTCTTGCTAACTTGCGCCAACCACGTGGCCTCTGGTAGCCTCCAGAACGCTAACGCAGCGCTCGAGCAGCTCTCTCACCTCGCTTCTCCTGACGGCGACACGATGCAGCGAATCGCTGCTTACTTCACCGAAGCTCTCGCTAACAGAATCCTCAAGTCGTGGCCTGGTCTCTACAAGGCTCTTCACGCAACTCAGACAAGGACCATCAATGTCTCTGAGGAGATTCATGTTAGGAGACTCTTCTTTGACATGTTCCCGATACTCAAAGTCTCTTACTTGCTCACTAATCGAGCTATACTCGAAGCTATGGAAGGAGAGAAGATGGTTCATGTGATTGATCTCGATGCTTCTGAGCCTGCTCAATGGCTTGCTTTGATTCAAGCTTTCAACTCTAGGCCTGAAGGGCCACCGCATTTGAGAATCACTGGTGTTCATCACCAGAAGGAAGTGCTTGATCAAATGGCTCATAGACTCATTGAGGAAGCAGAGAAACTTGATATCCCGTTTCAGTTTAATCCAATTGTGAGTAGATTAGACTGCTTAAACGTTGAACAGTTGCGGGTTAAAACAGGAGAGGCCTTAGCCGTTAGCTCGGTTCTTCAATTGCATACCTTCTTGGCCTCGGATGATGATCTCATGAGAAAGAACTGCGCTGTACGGTTTCAGAACAACCCTAGTGGAATTGACTTGCAGAGAGTTCTAATGATGAGCCATGGCTCTGCAGCTGAGGCACCTGAGAACGAGATGAGCAACAACAATGGGTATAGCCCGAGCGGGGACTCGGCCTCATCTTTGCCTCTACATAGTTCAGGAAGAACTGATAGCTTCCTCAATGCAATGTGGGGTTTGTCCCCAAAGGTCATGGTGGTCACTGAGCAAGACTCAGACCATAACGGCTCCACACTTATGGAGAGGCTATTAGAATCACTCTACACCTACGCAGCATTGTTTGATTGCTTGGAAACAAAAGTTCCAAGAACATCTCAAGATAGGATCAAAGTGGAGAAGATGCTCTTTGGGGAGGAGATCAAGAACATCATAGCCTGTGAGGGTtctgagagaagagaaagacacGAGAAGCTTGAAAAGTGGAGCCAGAGGATTGATTTGGCTGGTTTTGGGAACGTTCCTCTTAGCTATTATGCAATGTTGCAGGCAAGGAGATTGCTTCAAGGGTGCGGTTTTGATGGATATAGGATTAAAGAAGAGAGCGGGTGTGCTGTGATTTGCTGGCAAGATCGACCTCTATACTCGGTATCAGCTTGGAGATGCAGGAAGTGA